The following are encoded in a window of Thermus thermamylovorans genomic DNA:
- a CDS encoding FAD-binding dehydrogenase translates to MDADAIVVGGGLAGLVAATEVAARGRRVYLLEQEPHLGGQAYWSFGGLFLVNSPEQRRLGIRDSLELAWQDWFGAAGFDREEDYWGRLFAQAYLDFAAGEKRAWLAALGVRFFPVVGWAERGGGLATGHGNSVPRFHIVWGTGPGLLQPFLRRARELEAKGFLKVFLRHRAEEVLVEGGKAVGVAGVVLEPDPAPRGAPSSRKPAGEFRYLAQAVVLATGGLGANLDLVRRFWPERMGKPPGRMLSGVPDHVDGSGLFLAERAGARLVNLDRMWHYPEGVENHTPIWSHHGIRILPGPSALWLDATGKRLSPPLFPGFDALETLRYLRNTGFDWSWFLLDLKTLAKEFALSGSEQNPDLTGKSWLHVVRNRLFGPAGPVRAFLERGKDFLMADDLSDLARKMDALAPGVLDPVRLEREVKARDRELLHPFCKDAQVQALQVFRRYPGDRFFRVAKPHPFLGGRGGPLVAVRLWTLTRKTLGGIQTDLKGRALTPQGEPLPGLFAAGEAAGFGGGGVHGYKALEGTFLGGCLFSGLLAGRGLAEGLE, encoded by the coding sequence ATGGATGCGGACGCCATCGTGGTGGGAGGGGGGCTCGCTGGCCTGGTGGCGGCCACGGAGGTCGCCGCTAGGGGCAGGCGGGTCTACCTCCTGGAGCAGGAACCCCATCTGGGGGGGCAGGCCTACTGGTCCTTCGGGGGGCTTTTCCTGGTGAACTCCCCGGAGCAGCGGCGCTTAGGCATCCGGGACTCCCTGGAGCTTGCCTGGCAGGACTGGTTTGGGGCTGCGGGGTTCGACCGGGAGGAGGACTACTGGGGTCGGCTGTTTGCCCAGGCCTACCTGGACTTCGCCGCCGGGGAGAAGCGGGCCTGGCTCGCCGCCTTAGGGGTGCGCTTTTTCCCGGTGGTGGGCTGGGCCGAGCGGGGCGGGGGCTTGGCCACCGGGCACGGGAACTCCGTGCCCCGGTTCCACATCGTCTGGGGGACGGGGCCAGGGCTCTTGCAGCCCTTCTTGCGGCGGGCGAGGGAGCTTGAGGCAAAGGGTTTCCTCAAGGTCTTCCTCCGCCACCGGGCCGAGGAGGTGCTGGTGGAGGGAGGGAAGGCGGTGGGGGTGGCGGGGGTGGTCCTGGAGCCGGACCCCGCGCCCCGAGGGGCCCCTTCCAGCCGCAAGCCCGCGGGGGAGTTCCGCTACCTTGCCCAGGCGGTGGTCCTGGCCACCGGGGGCCTCGGGGCCAACCTGGACCTGGTGCGCCGCTTCTGGCCCGAGCGTATGGGCAAGCCCCCAGGGAGGATGCTCTCCGGGGTGCCGGACCACGTGGACGGCTCAGGACTGTTCCTGGCCGAGCGAGCGGGGGCCAGGCTGGTGAACCTGGACCGCATGTGGCACTACCCCGAGGGGGTGGAGAACCACACCCCCATCTGGAGCCACCACGGGATCCGTATCCTCCCCGGGCCCTCCGCCCTCTGGCTGGACGCCACGGGGAAAAGGCTTTCCCCACCCCTCTTCCCGGGGTTTGACGCCCTGGAAACCCTCCGGTATCTCCGAAACACGGGGTTTGACTGGAGCTGGTTTCTCCTGGACCTCAAGACCTTGGCCAAGGAGTTCGCCCTCTCGGGCTCGGAGCAGAACCCGGACCTCACCGGGAAAAGCTGGCTCCACGTGGTGCGCAACCGCCTCTTCGGCCCCGCAGGGCCAGTGCGGGCCTTTTTGGAGCGGGGGAAGGACTTTTTGATGGCGGACGACCTCTCCGACCTGGCTCGCAAGATGGACGCCCTGGCCCCCGGGGTGCTGGACCCGGTGCGGCTGGAGCGGGAGGTGAAGGCCCGGGACCGGGAGCTTCTCCACCCCTTCTGCAAGGACGCTCAGGTCCAAGCCCTGCAGGTTTTCCGGCGCTATCCAGGCGACCGGTTCTTCCGGGTGGCCAAGCCCCATCCCTTTCTGGGGGGCAGAGGCGGGCCCCTGGTGGCGGTGCGCCTCTGGACGCTCACCCGCAAGACCCTGGGGGGCATCCAGACCGACCTCAAGGGCCGGGCCCTCACGCCCCAGGGGGAGCCCCTCCCCGGACTCTTCGCCGCTGGGGAGGCCGCGGGGTTTGGCGGCGGGGGCGTGCACGGGTACAAGGCCTTGGAGGGCACCTTCCTGGGAGGGTGCCTCTTCTCCGGCCTCTTGGCAGGCCGGGGGTTGGCCGAAGGGCTAGAATAG
- a CDS encoding TetR/AcrR family transcriptional regulator, protein MPGVRGGLRQRLLQAALEVLRQEGLLALTLERVAERAGVSKGGLLHHFPTKEDLLTGLLERELDRFEEAVRASGRPFLEGYVRLGHRDETGVFLVLLAASALYPGLLERARARFRAWLGRLPPGPEALLILLATDGLRLADLLGTLSPPERERALEALLARAQEVAG, encoded by the coding sequence TGGAGGTCCTGCGGCAGGAAGGGCTCCTGGCCCTTACCCTGGAGCGGGTGGCGGAGCGGGCGGGGGTGAGCAAGGGGGGGCTTCTCCACCACTTCCCCACCAAGGAGGACCTGCTGACGGGTCTTTTGGAACGGGAGCTGGACCGCTTCGAGGAGGCGGTGCGGGCCTCGGGCCGGCCCTTCCTGGAGGGCTACGTCCGCCTCGGCCATCGGGACGAGACCGGGGTGTTCCTCGTCCTCCTGGCGGCCTCAGCCCTATACCCCGGGCTTTTGGAGCGGGCCCGCGCCCGCTTTCGCGCCTGGCTGGGGCGGCTTCCCCCCGGCCCCGAGGCCCTCCTGATCCTCCTGGCCACGGACGGCCTTCGCCTGGCGGACCTCCTGGGCACCCTCTCCCCTCCCGAGCGGGAGCGGGCCCTGGAGGCCCTCCTGGCCCGGGCCCAGGAGGTGGCGGGGTGA
- a CDS encoding SDR family NAD(P)-dependent oxidoreductase, which translates to MLQGKAFLVTGAGGALARAVIPALHRAGARLFLSDPREERMAERAKAVGARTFVADLTRLEEAEALARFAEREAPLHGVVHTVGGFAAGRFLDSDPGLYDWMLDLNLRTAFNLLRAVLPYMERRGEGFFAAIAAGPAWTGAGPGRALYTMAKTALASLLRSLQGEVEGVRFLLVYPMGTLDTEANRKAMPEADPSRWIAPGLIAEAILLAAGSKGGRFLELPIYPPA; encoded by the coding sequence ATGCTCCAGGGCAAGGCGTTTCTGGTCACGGGGGCGGGGGGGGCATTGGCCCGGGCGGTGATCCCCGCCCTCCACAGGGCGGGAGCCCGGCTCTTCCTCTCCGACCCCCGGGAGGAGCGCATGGCGGAAAGGGCCAAAGCGGTGGGGGCCCGGACCTTCGTGGCCGACCTCACCCGCCTGGAGGAGGCGGAGGCCCTGGCCCGCTTCGCGGAGCGGGAGGCTCCCCTCCATGGGGTGGTGCACACCGTGGGGGGCTTCGCCGCGGGGCGTTTTTTGGACTCCGACCCCGGGCTTTACGACTGGATGCTGGACCTGAACCTACGCACCGCCTTCAACCTGCTGAGGGCGGTCCTCCCCTACATGGAAAGGCGGGGGGAGGGCTTCTTCGCCGCCATCGCCGCCGGGCCCGCCTGGACGGGGGCCGGGCCGGGAAGGGCCCTCTACACCATGGCCAAGACCGCCTTGGCCAGCCTCCTCCGCTCCCTGCAAGGGGAGGTGGAGGGGGTGCGCTTCCTCCTCGTCTACCCCATGGGCACCCTGGACACCGAGGCCAACCGGAAGGCCATGCCCGAGGCCGACCCCAGCCGTTGGATCGCCCCCGGGCTCATCGCCGAGGCCATCCTCCTGGCGGCGGGGTCTAAGGGGGGGCGCTTTTTGGAGCTTCCCATCTACCCCCCAGCCTAG
- a CDS encoding DMT family transporter — MPWLYLLLAILFEVAATSNLKLAQGFTRLLPSLAVVVGYALAFYFLGLSLKAIPLSVAYAIWAGLGTALVALVGILFFAEALTLPKLLGLLLVVAGVVLLNLSANAHGP; from the coding sequence ATGCCCTGGCTCTACCTCCTCCTGGCCATCCTCTTCGAGGTGGCGGCCACCAGCAACCTGAAACTCGCCCAGGGGTTCACCCGCCTCCTCCCCAGCCTGGCGGTGGTGGTGGGCTACGCCCTGGCCTTCTACTTCCTGGGCCTGAGCCTCAAGGCCATCCCCTTGAGCGTGGCCTATGCCATCTGGGCTGGCCTCGGCACCGCCTTGGTGGCCCTGGTGGGGATCCTCTTCTTCGCCGAGGCCCTCACCCTGCCCAAGCTCCTGGGCCTCCTCCTGGTGGTGGCGGGGGTGGTCCTCCTCAACCTGAGCGCAAACGCCCATGGGCCCTGA
- a CDS encoding LPS-assembly protein LptD, with translation MRWLVLLLLLAPAWAQGVLRVVEAERLELRHEGEEEVYVLTGRPVRLEREGEAIEAERVVYLRSRGLLLLSGRVRYRDGEGTLIEAEELQLDLGDGSFDALTVRIEARDLLLTGPLCQRAAGAILLERGYATPCAPCGHEVPDYAFRAREILLYPGDRVVARGVVLLVGEEPLLELPVLLLFLSERQPRLEVGQDEGGIYLKAALPYVAPFGLGFALLHYYQGRGYGLGFDHVGTGEARERYFFLHTPPDLFQYRGEYVLRRREFSVNALLERDDTRLRLSRFRLEAFLPGTPTPGEWRYALRAEGFWVHDPALTPPRLLQRLPEVEAQSPVFREGPFSLQGGLVLGYYQAETNPLNRSARALGPYAGAGRALLSHSESLALTPWPGGAFRAENRFRGFYYTTQNPDGEYERQIDWATAASLRQTLGGFSLELGYARLVQEGESPFRFDALPQRRSHQATLGLAFQERPLLLGLRGGRDLEAGRYLPLEAQAALQDRGYALTLLHRQGLEGEGPLETRLEGSLTPFPFSLRASLRYDHPRALFDPLLLQAAYALPGGSLNLAHRQGLNGEGPLTTDLTFAFREGPNAYTLQGRRDWQRDTLALAGQAIFGPQSLSLQATLDPQALAYALGYRAGTLPGPLLDLLLSGRYQEGLRGTNLRLGLVQALPEVGFRLTANLHLPEVDDPGVYLRDLTFSGGAELWRPVPADAAGEGGIPGLAFSGNLSYARRPDRPEGYSLSLRNFGPTLTFVGREDTRLHLSALLTQNLPGDPLRPRFVLVLDRCCWALRFTLDAQRGGMGLAFLAGGRAAEILLEEGGVRLGGLP, from the coding sequence GTGAGGTGGCTCGTCCTTCTCCTCCTCCTCGCCCCCGCCTGGGCCCAGGGGGTCTTGAGGGTGGTGGAGGCGGAGCGGCTGGAGCTCCGCCACGAGGGGGAGGAGGAGGTCTACGTCCTCACCGGCCGCCCCGTGCGCCTGGAGCGGGAGGGGGAGGCCATCGAGGCGGAACGGGTGGTCTACCTCCGCTCCCGGGGGCTCCTCCTCCTCTCGGGAAGGGTGCGCTACCGGGACGGGGAGGGGACCCTCATCGAGGCGGAGGAGCTGCAGCTGGACCTGGGGGACGGCAGCTTCGACGCCCTCACGGTGCGCATCGAGGCCAGAGACCTCCTCCTCACCGGGCCCCTCTGCCAGCGGGCGGCGGGGGCCATCCTCCTGGAAAGGGGGTACGCCACCCCCTGCGCCCCTTGCGGCCACGAGGTGCCCGACTACGCCTTCCGCGCCCGGGAGATCCTCCTCTACCCGGGGGACCGGGTGGTGGCGCGGGGGGTGGTCCTCCTGGTGGGGGAGGAGCCCCTTTTGGAGCTTCCCGTCCTCCTCCTCTTCCTCTCGGAACGCCAGCCTCGGCTGGAGGTGGGGCAGGACGAGGGAGGGATTTACCTGAAGGCCGCCCTCCCCTACGTGGCCCCCTTCGGCCTGGGGTTCGCCCTCCTCCACTACTACCAGGGGCGGGGCTACGGTTTGGGCTTCGACCACGTGGGCACCGGGGAGGCCCGGGAGCGCTACTTCTTCCTCCACACCCCCCCCGACCTCTTCCAGTACCGGGGGGAGTACGTCCTGAGGCGGCGGGAGTTCTCGGTGAACGCCCTTTTGGAGCGGGACGACACCCGGCTAAGGCTTTCCCGCTTCCGCCTGGAGGCCTTCCTCCCCGGCACCCCCACCCCAGGGGAGTGGCGCTACGCCCTCCGGGCCGAGGGCTTTTGGGTCCACGACCCCGCCCTCACCCCCCCCAGGCTCCTGCAGCGCCTCCCCGAGGTGGAGGCGCAAAGCCCGGTCTTCCGGGAGGGCCCCTTCAGCCTCCAGGGGGGCCTGGTCCTGGGCTACTACCAGGCGGAGACCAACCCCCTAAACCGCAGCGCCCGGGCCCTCGGGCCCTACGCCGGGGCGGGGCGGGCCCTCCTCAGCCACAGCGAAAGCCTGGCCCTCACCCCCTGGCCCGGGGGCGCCTTTCGGGCGGAGAACCGCTTCCGGGGCTTCTACTACACCACGCAAAACCCGGACGGGGAGTACGAGCGCCAGATCGACTGGGCTACCGCGGCGAGCCTGCGCCAGACCCTGGGAGGCTTCAGCCTGGAGCTGGGCTACGCCCGGCTGGTCCAGGAGGGGGAAAGCCCCTTCCGCTTCGACGCCCTGCCCCAGCGGCGGAGCCACCAGGCCACCCTGGGCCTGGCCTTCCAGGAGCGCCCCCTCCTCCTGGGCCTCCGGGGGGGGCGGGACCTGGAGGCGGGGCGCTACCTGCCCCTGGAGGCCCAGGCCGCCCTCCAGGACCGGGGCTACGCCCTCACCCTCCTCCACCGCCAGGGCCTGGAGGGGGAAGGCCCCCTGGAGACCCGCCTGGAGGGCAGCCTCACCCCCTTCCCCTTCTCCCTCAGGGCCAGCCTCCGCTACGACCACCCCAGGGCCCTCTTCGACCCCCTCCTCCTCCAGGCGGCCTACGCCCTCCCTGGGGGAAGCCTGAACCTGGCCCACCGCCAGGGCCTGAACGGGGAAGGCCCCCTGACCACGGACCTCACCTTCGCCTTCCGGGAAGGCCCAAACGCCTACACCCTCCAGGGGCGGCGGGACTGGCAGCGGGATACCCTGGCCCTCGCGGGCCAGGCCATCTTCGGCCCGCAAAGCCTCTCCCTCCAGGCCACCCTGGACCCCCAGGCCCTGGCCTACGCCCTGGGCTACCGGGCGGGGACGCTCCCGGGGCCCCTGCTGGACCTCCTCCTCTCCGGGCGCTACCAGGAGGGCCTCCGGGGAACCAACCTGCGCCTGGGCCTGGTCCAGGCCCTCCCCGAGGTGGGCTTCCGCCTCACGGCCAACCTGCACCTGCCGGAGGTGGACGACCCTGGGGTCTACCTCCGCGACCTCACCTTCAGCGGGGGGGCGGAGCTCTGGCGGCCGGTGCCCGCGGACGCGGCGGGGGAAGGGGGCATCCCCGGCCTGGCCTTCTCGGGGAACCTCAGCTACGCCCGCCGCCCCGACCGGCCCGAGGGGTACAGCCTCTCCTTGCGGAACTTCGGCCCCACCCTCACCTTCGTGGGGCGGGAGGACACCCGGCTACACCTCTCCGCCCTCCTCACCCAGAACCTGCCGGGGGACCCCTTAAGGCCCCGTTTCGTCCTGGTCCTGGACCGCTGCTGCTGGGCCCTGCGCTTCACCCTGGACGCCCAGCGGGGCGGGATGGGCCTGGCCTTCCTGGCCGGGGGGAGGGCGGCGGAGATCCTCCTGGAGGAGGGAGGGGTGCGCTTGGGAGGTCTGCCGTGA
- the mce gene encoding methylmalonyl-CoA epimerase yields the protein MRLHHVGIAVVDLEEAKARYRLLGFTPVAEGEVAAQGVRVAMLRGEGETLLELLAPTGPTTPVGRFLERRGPGLHHLAFATPGIEAELARLKAEGARLVDETPRPGFGGHRVAFLHPSSGLGVLWELVEE from the coding sequence ATGCGCTTGCACCACGTGGGCATCGCGGTGGTGGATCTGGAGGAGGCCAAGGCCCGCTACCGCCTCCTGGGGTTTACCCCGGTGGCGGAAGGGGAGGTGGCGGCCCAGGGGGTGCGGGTGGCCATGCTCCGGGGCGAGGGGGAAACCCTCCTGGAGCTCCTCGCCCCTACGGGGCCCACCACCCCTGTGGGCCGCTTCCTGGAGAGGCGGGGCCCCGGGCTTCACCACCTGGCCTTCGCCACCCCGGGGATCGAGGCCGAGCTTGCCCGGCTCAAGGCGGAGGGGGCCAGGCTCGTGGACGAGACCCCCAGGCCGGGCTTTGGCGGGCATCGGGTGGCCTTCCTCCACCCCTCCTCCGGCCTCGGGGTGCTGTGGGAGCTGGTGGAGGAGTAG
- a CDS encoding VanZ family protein translates to MRPLPLFLALGHMGLIWYLSGQPASGVGLPHPWDKGAHLLAYLLLGFLLRLGLGAFLPAFLLAALYGGVEEWRQGFVPGRERDPWDLLADALGAWVGARLGGRWEAPKSAPP, encoded by the coding sequence GTGCGCCCCCTTCCCCTCTTCCTGGCCCTCGGGCACATGGGCCTCATTTGGTACCTTTCCGGCCAGCCCGCGTCCGGGGTGGGCCTCCCCCACCCCTGGGACAAGGGGGCCCACCTCCTGGCCTACCTGCTCCTCGGCTTCCTCCTGCGCCTGGGCCTCGGGGCCTTCCTCCCCGCCTTCCTCCTCGCCGCCCTCTACGGAGGGGTGGAGGAGTGGCGCCAGGGCTTCGTCCCCGGGCGGGAGCGGGATCCCTGGGACCTCCTGGCCGACGCCCTGGGGGCCTGGGTGGGGGCTAGGCTGGGGGGTAGATGGGAAGCTCCAAAAAGCGCCCCCCCTTAG